The Streptomyces tendae genome has a window encoding:
- a CDS encoding alpha/beta fold hydrolase: MGDYADLPGVRTWYETEGSGDPLVLLHGGFCTNDTWGAQRTDLAAAHRLYLPERRAHGHTPDVEGPLTYSDMAHDTVAFLEAVVGGPAHLVGWSDGGVVALLVALARPDLVRRTVVIGANFRPAPESFVVPEMLDAMTPDGVELAFFRELYEAVSPDGPAHWPAVATRVIDMWRTQPALEPQDLAGVRSATLVVSGDDDLVTLEHTAALYRALPDARLAVVPGASHLVPLEKPDEVNRLILEHLAGGEVETMMPVLRAPSREPFGGDTVT; encoded by the coding sequence ATGGGCGACTACGCGGACCTGCCTGGGGTCAGGACGTGGTACGAGACCGAGGGGTCCGGTGACCCGCTGGTCCTGCTGCACGGCGGTTTCTGCACCAACGACACCTGGGGCGCCCAGCGCACCGACCTCGCCGCGGCCCACCGTCTGTACCTCCCCGAGCGACGGGCGCACGGGCACACCCCCGACGTCGAGGGACCGCTGACCTACTCCGACATGGCGCACGACACGGTGGCGTTCCTGGAGGCCGTGGTGGGCGGCCCGGCGCACCTGGTGGGATGGAGCGACGGCGGCGTCGTCGCCCTGCTCGTCGCCCTGGCGCGGCCCGACCTGGTGCGCCGGACGGTGGTGATCGGCGCCAACTTCCGTCCGGCGCCCGAGTCCTTCGTCGTGCCGGAGATGCTCGACGCGATGACGCCCGACGGCGTCGAACTCGCCTTCTTCCGCGAGCTGTACGAGGCCGTCAGCCCGGACGGACCCGCCCACTGGCCGGCCGTGGCGACACGGGTGATCGACATGTGGCGGACCCAGCCGGCGCTCGAACCCCAGGACCTGGCCGGGGTCCGCTCCGCCACGCTCGTGGTCTCGGGCGACGACGACCTGGTGACGCTGGAACACACCGCGGCCCTGTACCGTGCGCTGCCCGACGCCCGGCTCGCGGTCGTCCCCGGTGCGTCGCACCTGGTGCCGCTGGAGAAGCCCGACGAGGTCAACCGGTTGATCCTCGAACACCTCGCCGGTGGCGAGGTCGAGACGATGATGCCGGTGCTGCGCGCACCGTCCCGTGAGCCGTTCGGCGGGGACACGGTCACCTGA
- a CDS encoding MBL fold metallo-hydrolase, with protein MQRTPPVGTVEVQFIGNATLLIRYGGLTLLTDPNFLHRGQRAHLGYGLVSRRLTEPAVDVADLPHADLDAVVLSHLHGDHFDRVARRHLDRGLPFVTTPHASRVLQGLFGFHRAVGLRTWQSHTLLRGDSLVRVTALPGRHAPGPARRLLPPVMGSLLEFGDRSGEIRLILYVSGDTLMFDGLREIARRHPDIHLAVLHLGGTTLPGGMVVTMDAEQGADLLDMIRPHRALPVHYDDYGVFRSPLSDFLAEAGRRGHGRRILRCAPGERVTVGGDTRR; from the coding sequence GTGCAGCGCACACCGCCCGTGGGCACCGTGGAGGTGCAGTTCATCGGCAACGCCACCCTGCTGATCCGGTACGGCGGCCTCACTCTGCTGACCGACCCGAACTTCCTGCACCGCGGGCAGCGGGCGCACCTCGGCTACGGGCTCGTGTCGCGCCGGCTGACCGAACCGGCCGTCGACGTCGCCGACCTGCCGCACGCGGACCTGGACGCGGTGGTGCTGTCCCACCTGCACGGCGACCACTTCGACCGGGTGGCCCGGCGCCACCTGGACCGGGGGCTGCCCTTCGTGACCACCCCGCACGCCTCCCGTGTCCTGCAGGGGCTGTTCGGCTTCCACCGCGCCGTGGGCCTGCGCACCTGGCAGAGCCACACCCTGCTGCGCGGTGACTCGCTGGTCCGCGTCACCGCGCTGCCCGGACGCCACGCGCCGGGTCCGGCCCGCCGGCTGCTGCCGCCGGTGATGGGGAGCCTGCTGGAGTTCGGCGACCGCTCGGGGGAGATCCGCCTGATCCTGTACGTCTCCGGCGACACCCTGATGTTCGACGGCCTGCGGGAGATCGCCCGCCGCCACCCCGACATCCATCTGGCGGTGCTGCACCTGGGCGGAACCACCCTGCCCGGCGGCATGGTCGTCACGATGGACGCCGAGCAGGGCGCCGACCTGCTGGACATGATCCGTCCGCACCGGGCGCTCCCCGTCCACTACGACGACTACGGCGTCTTCCGCTCGCCGCTGTCCGACTTCCTCGCCGAGGCCGGCCGGCGCGGGCACGGCCGGCGGATCCTGCGCTGCGCCCCGGGCGAGCGGGTGACGGTCGGCGGGGACACCCGCCGCTGA
- a CDS encoding type III polyketide synthase, translating to MRVPLIADPPSSPQPAATPHPGVPAVTTIAAAHTALPPHRYRQEDLTEPIGDLCMVPAADRAVLRRLHASAGVRTRHLALPIERYAGLRDFRESNEAWLTAGLGLAERALTGALARAGLAPADVDLLVCASITGVAAPSLDARLAGRVGLRPDVKRLPVFGLGCVAGAAGLARVHDYLRGHPGGTAVLLCVELCSLTLQKGDASRANLVAGALFGDGAAALVAGGVRPDGGDNGAGPAPAGPAVIATRSHLYPGTEHLLGWDVGAGGFRVVIDPAVPALVRRDLGGQVRGFLAEHGLDTGDIGTWVCHPGGPKVLDAVTDALHLPDDALDPARHSLAAVGNMSSASVLHILQGVTETRRPEPGSWGLLMAMGPGFCSELVLLRW from the coding sequence ATGCGTGTCCCTCTCATCGCCGACCCACCGTCCTCCCCGCAGCCCGCCGCGACACCTCACCCGGGTGTCCCGGCGGTCACGACGATCGCGGCCGCGCACACCGCGCTGCCGCCCCACCGGTACCGCCAGGAAGACCTCACCGAGCCCATCGGTGACCTGTGCATGGTCCCGGCGGCCGACCGTGCCGTGCTCCGCCGGCTGCACGCGTCCGCCGGTGTACGCACCCGTCACCTCGCCCTGCCCATCGAGCGGTACGCCGGGCTCCGGGACTTCCGCGAGAGCAACGAGGCGTGGCTGACCGCCGGCCTCGGGCTGGCCGAGCGGGCGCTCACCGGCGCGCTGGCACGCGCGGGCCTCGCCCCGGCCGACGTCGACCTGCTGGTGTGCGCGTCCATCACCGGTGTGGCCGCCCCCTCGCTCGACGCCCGGCTCGCCGGGCGGGTCGGCCTGCGGCCCGACGTGAAGCGGCTGCCGGTGTTCGGCCTGGGCTGCGTCGCCGGCGCCGCCGGTCTCGCCCGGGTCCACGACTACCTGCGCGGCCACCCCGGCGGCACCGCCGTCCTGCTCTGCGTGGAACTGTGCTCGCTGACGCTCCAGAAGGGCGACGCCTCCCGCGCCAACCTGGTCGCCGGCGCCCTGTTCGGCGACGGCGCGGCAGCACTCGTCGCCGGCGGCGTCCGCCCCGACGGCGGCGACAACGGTGCGGGGCCGGCGCCGGCCGGGCCCGCGGTGATCGCCACCCGCAGCCACCTGTACCCGGGCACCGAGCACCTCCTGGGCTGGGACGTCGGCGCCGGCGGCTTCCGCGTCGTGATCGACCCCGCCGTCCCCGCCCTGGTCCGCCGCGACCTGGGCGGCCAGGTGCGCGGCTTCCTCGCGGAACACGGCCTGGACACCGGGGACATCGGCACCTGGGTGTGCCACCCGGGAGGCCCCAAGGTGCTGGACGCCGTGACCGACGCGCTCCACCTGCCCGACGACGCCCTCGATCCGGCGCGGCACTCGCTCGCCGCGGTGGGCAACATGTCCTCCGCCTCGGTCCTGCACATCCTCCAGGGCGTCACCGAGACCCGGCGCCCCGAACCGGGCAGCTGGGGGCTGCTCATGGCGATGGGCCCCGGTTTCTGTTCCGAACTCGTCCTGCTGCGCTGGTGA
- a CDS encoding SpoIIE family protein phosphatase — translation MDTAMADVVRETRASGALLYALTSDRKALRLILVSGAPHEVVAPWSRVAVSDPMPVADAVREERLVWVNGQVAMARRYPRPAVVLPYDFALAAAPVPSDTGVRGGLVLLWPSGHAPQLSAAEEEAVRAGCRRLGDGLRQAAERGEELLPAGRPRILPSEPGRAPTPAEASAGTALLDRLPGGYVAMDLNGRITLVTPAAADLVGADPDRLMGSLPWEALPWMDVPHVEDRYRAALISRRPQAFRVLRPPGTWLSFELYPDRSGISVRIDRADEDEDTRAIAATAQGPGRATVLYHLMHLATTLTEAVGVQDVVDQTADQLLPALGAQGMVLMTAQDGRLRILGQRGYRSELMERFDGVPLSREIPGAAVLATGEPGFFPSFAHMVRSYPAMTHEDGMAAWAVLPLIASGRPIGSLLISYDRPHVFPPSERAILTSLAGLVGQALDRARLYDSKDHLAHRLQSALLPHSLPRIPGLRVAARYLPAARGLGIGGDFYDLIRLDERTAAATIGDVQGHNVDAAALMGQVRTAVHAHATVGAPPDHVLTGTNRLLTDLDPGLFSSCLYAHLDLGRGRACLATAGHPPPLMRHCDGRTELLDIPPGLLLGIDPTARYPSLECALPPGCVLVLYTDGLVEAPGVDLDDATAALAGLVEQGDPRDLDAMADTLVQHAPSPGDDIALLLLSPDPEAR, via the coding sequence ATGGACACCGCGATGGCCGACGTGGTGCGGGAGACCCGGGCCTCCGGTGCGCTGCTCTACGCCCTCACCTCCGACCGCAAGGCCCTGCGGCTGATCCTGGTGTCGGGCGCCCCGCACGAGGTCGTCGCCCCGTGGAGCAGGGTGGCGGTGAGCGACCCGATGCCGGTGGCCGACGCCGTCCGCGAAGAGCGCCTGGTGTGGGTGAACGGGCAGGTGGCGATGGCCCGCCGGTACCCCCGGCCGGCGGTGGTGCTCCCCTACGACTTCGCCCTGGCGGCCGCGCCGGTGCCGTCGGACACCGGGGTGCGGGGCGGGCTGGTGCTGCTGTGGCCCAGCGGGCATGCGCCGCAGCTCAGCGCCGCCGAGGAGGAGGCCGTACGGGCGGGCTGCCGCCGGCTCGGTGACGGGCTGCGCCAGGCCGCCGAGCGGGGCGAGGAGCTCCTGCCCGCCGGACGGCCGCGCATCCTGCCGTCGGAGCCGGGGCGTGCCCCGACACCCGCGGAGGCGTCGGCCGGCACGGCACTCCTCGACCGGCTCCCCGGCGGGTACGTGGCCATGGACCTGAACGGCCGCATCACCCTCGTCACCCCGGCCGCCGCCGACCTCGTCGGTGCCGACCCGGACCGTCTGATGGGTTCCCTCCCCTGGGAGGCCCTGCCCTGGATGGACGTCCCCCATGTCGAGGACAGGTACCGCGCGGCCCTGATCAGCCGGCGGCCGCAGGCCTTCCGGGTGCTGCGCCCGCCCGGCACCTGGCTGTCCTTCGAGCTGTATCCGGACCGCTCCGGCATCAGCGTCCGTATCGACCGCGCCGACGAGGACGAGGACACCCGCGCGATCGCGGCGACCGCGCAGGGTCCCGGTCGCGCGACCGTGCTCTACCACCTGATGCACCTGGCGACCACGCTGACCGAGGCCGTCGGGGTGCAGGACGTGGTCGACCAGACCGCCGACCAGCTGCTGCCCGCCCTCGGGGCCCAGGGCATGGTGCTGATGACCGCGCAGGACGGCCGGCTCAGGATCCTGGGCCAGCGCGGGTACAGGAGCGAGCTGATGGAACGCTTCGACGGCGTGCCGCTGAGCCGGGAGATCCCCGGAGCGGCGGTGCTGGCCACCGGGGAGCCGGGCTTCTTCCCCTCCTTCGCGCACATGGTGCGCTCCTACCCGGCCATGACGCACGAGGACGGGATGGCCGCGTGGGCGGTCCTGCCGCTCATCGCGTCCGGCCGGCCCATCGGTTCCCTCCTGATCTCCTACGACCGGCCGCACGTCTTCCCGCCGAGCGAACGCGCGATCCTCACCTCCCTGGCCGGGCTCGTCGGACAGGCACTGGACCGGGCGCGCCTCTACGACAGCAAGGACCACCTCGCCCACCGGCTGCAGTCCGCCCTGCTGCCCCACAGCCTGCCCCGCATCCCCGGTCTGCGGGTCGCCGCCCGCTACCTGCCGGCCGCCCGCGGTCTGGGCATCGGCGGCGACTTCTACGACCTGATCCGCCTGGACGAGCGCACGGCGGCGGCCACCATCGGGGACGTCCAGGGGCACAACGTGGACGCCGCCGCCCTCATGGGGCAGGTCCGCACCGCCGTCCACGCCCACGCCACCGTCGGAGCGCCCCCGGACCACGTCCTGACCGGCACCAACCGCCTGCTCACCGACCTGGACCCCGGTCTGTTCAGCAGCTGCCTGTACGCGCACCTCGACCTCGGCCGGGGACGGGCGTGCCTGGCCACCGCGGGGCATCCGCCGCCTCTGATGCGCCACTGCGACGGGCGCACCGAGCTGCTGGACATCCCGCCCGGCCTGCTCCTCGGGATCGACCCCACGGCCCGTTACCCCTCGCTGGAATGCGCCCTGCCGCCCGGCTGTGTGCTCGTGCTCTACACCGACGGGCTGGTCGAGGCGCCGGGTGTGGACCTCGACGACGCGACCGCCGCCCTGGCCGGCCTGGTGGAGCAGGGCGATCCGCGCGACCTGGACGCCATGGCCGACACGCTCGTCCAGCACGCCCCCTCCCCCGGCGACGACATCGCGCTGCTGCTGCTCAGCCCCGATCCGGAGGCGCGCTGA
- a CDS encoding UbiA family prenyltransferase: MTSSPTAPGYLASVSHHPSGVLPRTTPRRVPALLRACHPEPALAVTLFVTALGVTAGRGVAGSAAVAAAVLAGQLSVGWSNDAVDARRDTACGRRDKPVAAGRLPARTVAVAAWTALGLCVPLSLLSGVAAGLAHLTGVAAGWCYNLRLKHSVLSPLPYAVGFASLPVFVTLGLPSPAWPAWWAVAAGALLGVGAHLANVLPDIEDDLATGVRGLPQRLGRTACRWLAPLVMLSAVWVVVAGPPGAACRGGLLLAVVAGAVAVAGTALAAGRHSRWPFRAAMVVAGMAVSRLLLHGTDLA; the protein is encoded by the coding sequence ATGACTTCCTCACCGACGGCGCCCGGCTACCTTGCATCCGTGTCCCACCACCCGTCTGGGGTTCTCCCGCGTACGACGCCGCGCCGTGTCCCGGCGCTGCTGCGCGCCTGTCATCCCGAGCCGGCGCTGGCCGTCACGCTGTTCGTGACCGCGTTGGGGGTGACGGCGGGCCGGGGGGTCGCGGGTTCGGCGGCGGTGGCCGCGGCGGTGCTGGCCGGTCAGCTGTCGGTGGGGTGGAGCAACGACGCGGTGGACGCGCGGCGCGACACGGCGTGCGGACGCCGGGACAAACCCGTGGCGGCGGGCCGGCTGCCGGCCCGGACGGTGGCCGTGGCGGCCTGGACGGCCCTGGGGCTGTGTGTGCCGTTGTCGCTGCTCAGCGGGGTGGCCGCGGGGCTGGCGCATCTGACGGGTGTGGCAGCGGGCTGGTGCTACAACCTGCGGCTCAAGCATTCGGTGCTGTCGCCGCTGCCCTACGCCGTGGGCTTCGCGTCCCTGCCGGTGTTCGTCACCCTCGGACTGCCGTCGCCCGCCTGGCCCGCCTGGTGGGCCGTGGCGGCAGGGGCGCTGCTGGGGGTGGGGGCACACCTGGCGAACGTCCTGCCGGACATCGAGGACGATCTGGCGACGGGGGTGCGGGGGCTGCCGCAGCGGCTGGGCCGAACGGCCTGCCGGTGGCTGGCGCCGCTGGTGATGCTCTCGGCCGTCTGGGTGGTCGTCGCGGGGCCGCCCGGGGCGGCGTGCCGCGGGGGGCTGCTCCTGGCCGTCGTGGCCGGGGCCGTGGCCGTGGCGGGTACGGCTCTGGCGGCGGGACGGCACAGCCGGTGGCCGTTCCGGGCGGCGATGGTGGTGGCCGGCATGGCGGTGTCCCGCCTGCTGCTGCACGGTACGGACCTGGCCTGA
- a CDS encoding NAD(P)/FAD-dependent oxidoreductase produces MTHPDLLVVGGGPAGLATALHAARAGLDTVVAEPRPAPVDKACGEGLMPGAVRALTALGLHVPGHPLTGIRYVQGHRRVQAEFRHEQGLGVRRTDLHRTLHRAVLDAGVPVLPLRVDGVRQDATGVTVPGAGLRARWLVAADGLHSPVRRALGLGRETRTAPRYGLRRHYAVPPWSAHVEVHWGPDAEAYVTPLGPELVGVALLTTRRAPYDTQLVDFPGLAARLPPHAAVTPVRGAGPLRQRSRTRVHGRILFVGDAAGYVDALTGEGVCLALTGARALVANLCRGTPGRYDADWSRATRRYRILTDLLVRARQQPALGPHIVPVAARLPRLFGAVVNALG; encoded by the coding sequence GTGACCCACCCCGACCTCCTTGTCGTCGGGGGCGGTCCCGCGGGCCTCGCCACCGCCCTCCACGCCGCCCGCGCCGGGCTCGACACCGTCGTCGCGGAACCGCGCCCCGCGCCCGTCGACAAGGCGTGCGGCGAAGGCCTGATGCCCGGCGCGGTCCGCGCCCTGACCGCCCTCGGCCTGCACGTCCCCGGCCACCCCCTCACCGGCATCCGCTACGTCCAGGGGCACCGCAGGGTCCAGGCGGAGTTCCGGCACGAACAGGGCCTCGGCGTCCGCCGCACCGACCTGCACCGGACACTGCACCGGGCGGTGCTGGACGCGGGCGTGCCGGTCCTCCCGCTGCGCGTGGACGGCGTACGGCAGGACGCGACCGGGGTGACGGTGCCCGGCGCGGGACTGCGCGCCCGCTGGCTGGTCGCCGCCGACGGACTGCACTCACCCGTGCGCCGCGCCCTCGGCCTGGGCCGCGAAACCCGGACGGCGCCCCGCTACGGGCTGCGCCGCCACTACGCCGTGCCGCCCTGGTCGGCACACGTCGAGGTGCACTGGGGACCGGACGCCGAGGCCTACGTCACCCCGCTCGGCCCCGAGCTGGTCGGCGTGGCCCTGCTGACCACCAGGCGGGCTCCGTACGACACCCAGTTGGTGGACTTCCCCGGCCTGGCCGCCCGCCTCCCGCCGCACGCGGCCGTCACTCCGGTGCGCGGCGCCGGACCGCTGCGCCAGCGCTCCCGCACCCGCGTCCACGGCCGGATCCTGTTCGTCGGTGACGCCGCCGGGTACGTCGACGCGCTCACCGGTGAGGGCGTCTGCCTGGCCCTCACCGGGGCCCGCGCCCTGGTCGCCAACCTGTGCCGGGGCACGCCCGGCCGCTACGACGCCGACTGGAGCCGGGCGACCCGCCGCTACCGGATCCTGACGGACCTGCTGGTCAGGGCGCGCCAGCAGCCCGCTCTCGGCCCGCACATCGTGCCGGTGGCCGCGCGCCTTCCGCGCCTGTTCGGCGCGGTCGTCAACGCCCTCGGGTGA
- a CDS encoding lectin: MRTNPLGHRRVRTLLTALACATALALPIGPAAATTAPAGPGTAPAVSAVAARAAAAGDFQQVTLAKGVAETGEPMTLAVLPDRSVLHTSRDGALRRTDAAGTTTVAGRLDVYSHDEEGLQGVAVDPGFATNRFVYLYYAPKLNTPNGDAPSDGSPSDFTPFDGVNRLSRFVLRPDGTLDTGSEKAILDVPASRGLCCHVGGDIDFDAAGNLYLSTGDDTNPFASDGYTPIDERASRNPAYDAQRSSGNTNDLRGKILRIKVNADGTYGIPSGNLFAPGTARTRPEIYAMGFRNPFRMSVDKATGTVYVGDYGPDAGTASPSRGPAGQVEFNRITKAGNYGWPYCTGRNDAYVDHDFASGSSGARFDCAAPKNTSPRNTGLTDLPPAQPAWIPYDGGSVPEFGTGSESPMGGPVYRYDAASTSDVKFPEEYDGDFFAGEFGRRWIKRVETAGDGTVQSINPFPWSGTQVMDMAFGPDGALYVLDYGTGYFNGDQNSALYRIEHVTGGRAPVAQAAANTTSGAAPLAVTFSSAGTSDPDGDPLTYSWTFGDGATSTAAHPSHTYTANGQYTATLKVTDPSGKSATASVPITVGNTAPTVRIDTPADGRIYDFGAAIPFKVTVTDPEDGTVDCTRVKVTFVIGHDSHGHPQTSTTGCTGTLQTLADGEHDPNANIFGVIDAEYTDKGANGQPSLTTHDQHVTQPSHRQAEHHGDSAGVQIIDKPAAHGGKTVGEIHNGDWISFTPYSLDNVSRFTARVSSAGSGGTVEVRAGSPTGTLLGTVTVPVTGGWDVFQDVTTGLSGQPAASTTLHLVFKGGAGALFDIDEFSFDTTAGNTRAGEVRGVNAKCLDVDNAGTADGTQVQIYACNGSAAQRWTVPADGTLRALGKCLDVSGGGSADGTRVQLWTCNGTAAQVWSAQSDGTVRNPRSGKCLDASGGTWNDRTPVHLWTCHTGPNQKWTLP, encoded by the coding sequence GTGCGCACGAATCCGCTCGGACACAGACGTGTCCGCACGCTGCTGACCGCCCTGGCCTGTGCCACGGCCCTGGCCCTGCCGATCGGGCCCGCCGCGGCCACCACCGCCCCCGCCGGACCGGGCACCGCCCCGGCCGTGTCCGCCGTCGCGGCCCGCGCCGCCGCGGCCGGGGACTTCCAGCAGGTCACCCTGGCCAAAGGCGTGGCCGAGACCGGCGAGCCCATGACCCTGGCCGTGCTCCCCGACCGCTCGGTGCTGCACACCTCACGCGACGGCGCCCTGCGCCGCACCGACGCGGCCGGCACCACCACCGTGGCCGGCAGGCTCGACGTCTACAGCCATGACGAGGAGGGCCTGCAGGGCGTCGCGGTCGACCCCGGCTTCGCCACCAACCGGTTCGTCTACCTGTACTACGCCCCGAAGCTGAACACCCCGAACGGGGACGCCCCGAGCGACGGATCGCCCTCCGACTTCACCCCCTTCGACGGCGTCAACCGGTTGTCCCGCTTCGTGCTGCGGCCCGACGGCACTCTGGACACGGGAAGCGAGAAGGCGATCCTCGACGTGCCCGCCTCCCGCGGCCTGTGCTGCCACGTCGGCGGTGACATCGACTTCGACGCGGCCGGCAACCTCTACCTGTCGACCGGTGACGACACCAACCCCTTCGCCTCCGACGGCTACACCCCCATCGACGAGCGCGCCTCCCGCAACCCCGCCTACGACGCCCAGCGTTCGTCCGGCAACACCAACGACCTGCGCGGCAAGATCCTGCGCATCAAGGTCAACGCCGACGGCACGTACGGCATCCCGTCCGGCAATCTCTTCGCACCCGGCACCGCCCGTACCCGCCCCGAGATCTACGCGATGGGCTTCCGCAACCCGTTCCGCATGAGCGTCGACAAGGCCACCGGAACGGTCTACGTCGGCGACTACGGACCGGACGCCGGGACCGCCAGTCCCTCCCGGGGTCCCGCCGGACAGGTCGAGTTCAACCGGATCACCAAGGCGGGCAACTACGGCTGGCCCTACTGCACCGGCAGGAACGACGCCTACGTCGACCACGACTTCGCCTCCGGCTCCTCCGGCGCGCGCTTCGACTGCGCCGCGCCGAAGAACACCTCGCCACGCAACACCGGACTGACCGACCTGCCCCCGGCCCAGCCTGCCTGGATCCCCTACGACGGCGGCTCCGTCCCGGAGTTCGGCACCGGCTCGGAATCCCCCATGGGCGGACCCGTCTACCGTTACGACGCCGCCTCCACCTCCGACGTGAAGTTCCCCGAGGAGTACGACGGCGACTTCTTCGCCGGCGAGTTCGGACGCCGCTGGATCAAACGCGTCGAGACCGCCGGTGACGGCACCGTGCAGTCGATCAACCCCTTCCCCTGGAGCGGCACCCAGGTGATGGACATGGCCTTCGGTCCGGACGGTGCCCTCTACGTCCTCGACTACGGCACCGGCTACTTCAACGGCGACCAGAACTCCGCTCTCTACCGCATCGAGCACGTCACCGGCGGACGCGCCCCGGTCGCCCAGGCCGCCGCGAACACCACCTCTGGCGCCGCACCCCTCGCCGTCACCTTCTCCTCGGCCGGCACCTCCGACCCCGACGGCGACCCGCTCACCTACTCCTGGACCTTCGGCGACGGCGCCACCTCCACCGCCGCCCACCCGTCCCACACCTACACGGCCAACGGCCAGTACACCGCGACACTGAAGGTCACCGACCCGTCCGGCAAGTCCGCCACGGCGTCCGTGCCGATCACCGTCGGCAACACCGCGCCGACCGTGCGCATCGACACCCCCGCCGACGGCCGGATCTACGACTTCGGCGCCGCCATTCCCTTCAAGGTGACCGTCACCGACCCGGAGGACGGCACCGTCGACTGCACCCGGGTCAAGGTCACCTTCGTCATCGGCCACGACAGCCACGGCCATCCGCAGACCTCCACCACCGGCTGCACCGGCACACTGCAGACCCTGGCCGACGGCGAACACGACCCCAACGCCAACATCTTCGGCGTCATCGACGCCGAGTACACCGACAAGGGCGCGAACGGTCAGCCCTCGCTGACCACCCATGACCAGCACGTCACCCAGCCCAGCCACCGGCAGGCCGAGCACCACGGCGACTCCGCCGGCGTACAGATCATCGACAAGCCGGCGGCGCACGGCGGGAAGACCGTCGGCGAGATCCACAACGGCGACTGGATCTCCTTCACCCCCTACAGCCTCGACAACGTCTCCCGCTTCACCGCACGCGTCTCCTCGGCGGGCAGCGGCGGCACGGTCGAGGTGCGCGCCGGTTCCCCGACCGGCACCCTCCTCGGCACGGTCACCGTGCCGGTCACCGGAGGCTGGGACGTCTTCCAGGACGTCACGACCGGCCTGAGCGGCCAGCCCGCCGCCTCCACCACCCTTCACCTCGTGTTCAAGGGCGGCGCCGGAGCCCTGTTCGACATCGACGAGTTCTCCTTCGACACCACGGCGGGCAACACCCGTGCCGGTGAGGTGAGGGGCGTGAACGCCAAGTGTCTGGACGTGGACAACGCGGGGACGGCGGACGGGACGCAGGTGCAGATCTACGCCTGCAACGGGTCGGCGGCGCAGCGGTGGACGGTGCCGGCTGACGGGACGTTGCGGGCGTTGGGGAAGTGTCTGGACGTGTCCGGCGGGGGGAGTGCGGACGGGACGAGGGTGCAGTTGTGGACGTGCAACGGGACTGCTGCGCAGGTGTGGTCGGCGCAGTCGGACGGCACGGTCCGTAATCCTCGGTCGGGCAAGTGCCTGGACGCCTCGGGCGGTACGTGGAACGACCGCACACCGGTCCACCTGTGGACCTGCCACACCGGCCCCAACCAGAAGTGGACCCTGCCGTAG
- a CDS encoding isoprenylcysteine carboxyl methyltransferase family protein, with protein MPWYTLLVLAVAVERLAELVVARRNAAWTRARAGVEHGRGHYPVMVVLHTGLLAGCLLEPLLADRPFLPALGWPALALALLAQALRWWCITSLGPYWNTRVIVVPGARLVGRGPYRFLRHPNYVAVVVEGVALPLVHSAWITATLFTLANAALLTVRIRCENAALTRAVPA; from the coding sequence GTGCCCTGGTACACGCTTCTCGTCCTGGCCGTGGCCGTCGAACGCCTCGCCGAACTCGTCGTGGCCCGCCGCAACGCGGCCTGGACCCGTGCCCGGGCGGGGGTCGAGCACGGTCGCGGCCACTATCCCGTCATGGTCGTCCTGCACACCGGCCTGCTGGCGGGCTGCCTGCTCGAACCGCTGCTCGCGGACCGCCCGTTCCTGCCCGCCCTGGGCTGGCCCGCGCTGGCGCTCGCCCTCCTCGCCCAGGCCCTGCGCTGGTGGTGCATCACCTCCCTGGGCCCCTACTGGAACACCCGCGTCATCGTCGTCCCCGGCGCCCGCCTGGTAGGCCGCGGTCCCTACCGGTTCCTCCGCCACCCCAACTACGTCGCCGTCGTCGTCGAGGGCGTCGCCCTGCCCCTGGTGCACTCGGCGTGGATCACGGCGACCCTGTTCACCCTGGCCAACGCGGCGCTGCTCACGGTGCGCATCCGCTGCGAGAACGCCGCCCTCACCCGGGCGGTGCCCGCGTGA